From Camelina sativa cultivar DH55 chromosome 7, Cs, whole genome shotgun sequence, one genomic window encodes:
- the LOC104702026 gene encoding serine carboxypeptidase-like 2 isoform X2, with translation MANNNYISSVLKSLLVLLLHLVFLNQQQNAESASTVKFLPGFEGPLPFELETGYIGIGKEEELQLFYYFIKSERNPEEDPLLLWLSGGPGCSSISGLLYENGPLMMKLDVYNGTLPSLVNTTYSWTKTSSIIFLDQPVGTGFSYSRTTQFNKPSDSGEAKRIHEFLQKWLGKHQEFSSNPFYVAGDSYSGMVVPATVQEISKGNYQCCDPPINLQGYVLGNPLTDYTIDANHRIPFAHGMALISDELYESLKRVCKGDYTHVDPRNTECLKLIEEYNKIYRYFLTTHWANDAAVREALQINKESIGEWVRCYFGMPYTNDIKSSIPYHVNNSISGYRSLIFSGDHDMEVPFLATQAWIRSLNYSVIDDWRPWMIKDQIGGYTRTYANKMTFATIKGGGHTPEYKPDETFIMFQRWINGQPL, from the exons ATGGCAAACAACAACTACATTTCCTCTGTTCTGAAGTCGTTGCttgtgcttcttcttcaccttgtctTCTTGAATCAGCAGCAGAATGCTGAATCTGCCTCTACCGTCAAGTTTCTTCCTGGTTTTGAAGGCCCTCTTCCCTTTGAGCTTGAAACcgg GTATATTGGTATTGGTAAGGAAGAGGAACTGCAACTGTTCTACTACTTCATCAAATCTGAGAGGAATCCAGAAGAAGACCCTCTTCTTCTCTGGCTAAGTGGTGGACCTGGCTGCTCTTCCATCTCTGGCCTTCTTTATGAGAATG GGCCTTTGATGATGAAGCTTGATGTTTACAACGGAACTCTCCCTTCTTTGGTCAATACTACATATTCATGGACAAAG ACCTCGAGCATTATATTCTTGGATCAACCTGTTGGAACTGGCTTCTCCTATTCAAGAACCACACAGTTTAATAAACCCAGTGACTCAGGAGAAGCCAAACGGATCCATGAGTTTTTGCAGAAG TGGCTAGGCAAGCATCAAGAGTTTTCCTCCAACCCTTTCTATGTCGCCGGAGATTCTTATTCCGGTATGGTTGTTCCAGCTACCGTTCAAGAAATCTCAAAAG GAAACTATCAATGCTGCGATCCTCCAATAAATCTCCAGGGCTATGTGCTCGGCAACCCGTTAACAGACTATACAATTGATGCTAACCACCGCATTCCATTTGCTCATGGAATGGCCCTGATCTCTGATGAACTCTACGAG TCTTTGAAGAGAGTCTGCAAAGGAGACTATACACACGTTGATCCACGTAACACAGAATGCTTGAAACTCATTGAAGAATATAATAAG ATTTATCGGTATTTTCTAACTACCCACTGGGCCAATGACGCTGCTGTGCGGGAAGCTCTTCAAATCAATAAG GAGAGTATAGGGGAATGGGTACGATGTTATTTCGGTATGCCTTACACTAATGACATTAAAAGTAGCATACCTTACCATGTGAATAACAGCATCAGTGGTTATCGTTCTCTCATCTTCAG TGGTGATCACGATATGGAGGTACCTTTCCTTGCAACTCAGGCTTGGATAAGATCTCTTAACTATTCCGTCATTGATGATTGGAGGCCATGGATGATCAAAGATCAAATCGGGGG ATACACAAGGACTTATGCAAATAAAATGACATTTGCTACTATCAAA GGAGGTGGACACACACCAGAGTATAAACCAGATGAAACATTTATCATGTTCCAAAGGTGGATCAATGGCCAACCTCTATAA
- the LOC104702026 gene encoding serine carboxypeptidase-like 2 isoform X1 encodes MANNNYISSVLKSLLVLLLHLVFLNQQQNAESASTVKFLPGFEGPLPFELETGYIGIGKEEELQLFYYFIKSERNPEEDPLLLWLSGGPGCSSISGLLYENGPLMMKLDVYNGTLPSLVNTTYSWTKTSSIIFLDQPVGTGFSYSRTTQFNKPSDSGEAKRIHEFLQKWLGKHQEFSSNPFYVAGDSYSGMVVPATVQEISKGNYQCCDPPINLQGYVLGNPLTDYTIDANHRIPFAHGMALISDELYESLKRVCKGDYTHVDPRNTECLKLIEEYNKCISRLYRSFILYPLCETETPNCYIYRYFLTTHWANDAAVREALQINKESIGEWVRCYFGMPYTNDIKSSIPYHVNNSISGYRSLIFSGDHDMEVPFLATQAWIRSLNYSVIDDWRPWMIKDQIGGYTRTYANKMTFATIKGGGHTPEYKPDETFIMFQRWINGQPL; translated from the exons ATGGCAAACAACAACTACATTTCCTCTGTTCTGAAGTCGTTGCttgtgcttcttcttcaccttgtctTCTTGAATCAGCAGCAGAATGCTGAATCTGCCTCTACCGTCAAGTTTCTTCCTGGTTTTGAAGGCCCTCTTCCCTTTGAGCTTGAAACcgg GTATATTGGTATTGGTAAGGAAGAGGAACTGCAACTGTTCTACTACTTCATCAAATCTGAGAGGAATCCAGAAGAAGACCCTCTTCTTCTCTGGCTAAGTGGTGGACCTGGCTGCTCTTCCATCTCTGGCCTTCTTTATGAGAATG GGCCTTTGATGATGAAGCTTGATGTTTACAACGGAACTCTCCCTTCTTTGGTCAATACTACATATTCATGGACAAAG ACCTCGAGCATTATATTCTTGGATCAACCTGTTGGAACTGGCTTCTCCTATTCAAGAACCACACAGTTTAATAAACCCAGTGACTCAGGAGAAGCCAAACGGATCCATGAGTTTTTGCAGAAG TGGCTAGGCAAGCATCAAGAGTTTTCCTCCAACCCTTTCTATGTCGCCGGAGATTCTTATTCCGGTATGGTTGTTCCAGCTACCGTTCAAGAAATCTCAAAAG GAAACTATCAATGCTGCGATCCTCCAATAAATCTCCAGGGCTATGTGCTCGGCAACCCGTTAACAGACTATACAATTGATGCTAACCACCGCATTCCATTTGCTCATGGAATGGCCCTGATCTCTGATGAACTCTACGAG TCTTTGAAGAGAGTCTGCAAAGGAGACTATACACACGTTGATCCACGTAACACAGAATGCTTGAAACTCATTGAAGAATATAATAAG TGTATAAGCAGATTATACCGATCATTTATATTATATCCATTGTGCGAAACTGAAACTCCAAATTGCTAT ATTTATCGGTATTTTCTAACTACCCACTGGGCCAATGACGCTGCTGTGCGGGAAGCTCTTCAAATCAATAAG GAGAGTATAGGGGAATGGGTACGATGTTATTTCGGTATGCCTTACACTAATGACATTAAAAGTAGCATACCTTACCATGTGAATAACAGCATCAGTGGTTATCGTTCTCTCATCTTCAG TGGTGATCACGATATGGAGGTACCTTTCCTTGCAACTCAGGCTTGGATAAGATCTCTTAACTATTCCGTCATTGATGATTGGAGGCCATGGATGATCAAAGATCAAATCGGGGG ATACACAAGGACTTATGCAAATAAAATGACATTTGCTACTATCAAA GGAGGTGGACACACACCAGAGTATAAACCAGATGAAACATTTATCATGTTCCAAAGGTGGATCAATGGCCAACCTCTATAA
- the LOC104702027 gene encoding protein-lysine methyltransferase METTL21B-like, with product MDTVEEIRRMSGYGGDVIVVGGFPASELESESESDLAAAEIMVIWAIQGPTSFAPNALVAQSSLELRLDACGQSLSILQSPCSMNTPGVTGSVMWDSGVVLGKFLEHSVDSKVLSLDGKKIIELGSGCGLVGCIAALLGGNVVLTDLPDRLRLLNKNVQTNLHRGNTRGSAVVQELVWGDDPDPDLIEPSFPDYVLGSDVIYSEEAVHHLVTTLLQLCGDQTTIFLSGELRNDAVLKYFLETALKDFAIGRVEQAQWHPDYHSRRVVLYVLEKKSKRCLADGSSLNQSC from the exons ATGGATACGGTGGAGGAGATACGACGGATGAGTGGTTATGGCGGAGATGTGATAGTAGTCGGTGGGTTCCCGGCGTCGGAGTTGGAATCGGAATCTGAATCCGATTTAGCGGCGGCAGAGATTATGGTTATATGGGCTATTCAAGGGCCAACTTCTTTTGCTCCAAACGCTCTGGTTGCTCAGTCTTCTCTTGAGCTGCGTCTCGATGCTTGTGGCCAATCACTCTCTATTCTCCAGTCTCCTTGTTCAATG AACACGCCTGGAGTAACCGGGTCAGTGATGTGGGACAGTGGGGTTGTGCTAGGGAAGTTCTTAGAACATTCTGTTGACTCTAAGGTTCTTTCTCTTGATGGCAAGAAAATCATCGAGTTGGGTTCTGGTTGTGGCTTAGTTGG ttGTATCGCAGCACTTTTGGGAGGCAATGTTGTCCTCACTGATCTTCCAGATAGACTAAGGCTACTCAACAAGAACGTCCAAACTAATTTGCATCGTGGGAACACGCGGGGATCTGCTGTTGTGCAGGAGCTTGTTTGGGGAGATGACCCAGATCCAGATTTGATTGAACCATCATTTCCTGATTACG TATTAGGCTCAGATGTTATCTACAGCGAAGAAGCTGTTCACCATTTGGTAACAACACTTCTGCAGCTTTGCGGGGATCAAACTACAATCTTCCTATCAGGAGAATTACGGAATG aTGCTGTTCTTAAATATTTCTTAGAAACTGCGCTGAAAGATTTCGCGATTGGGCGTGTGGAACAAGCACAATGGCATCCGGATTATCACAGCCGTAGAGTCGTGCTATATGTTCTTGAGAAGAAGTCGAAGAGATGCCTCGCTGATGGTTCTTCCCTTAATCAATCTTGTTAG
- the LOC104702028 gene encoding uncharacterized protein LOC104702028 isoform X1, with protein sequence MESKEMKSEDNRVGGDATEIESAEANWRVLNRVRDCIGGKAPSPASMAVQKLCSVLGFYSQAIHLVSGNGGQDGLRIRLVRVTKRVNEAYFTQLYLSQVGNASYSISYDLWSSDAINIAVRCKESTLKLFTAMKNTCV encoded by the exons ATGGAATCAAAGGAGATGAAATCAGAGGACAATCGGGTCGGAGGAGATGCGACGGAGATTGAATCGGCAGAGGCTAATTGGAGGGTTTTGAATCGAGTCCGAGATTGTATCGGAGGCAAAGCTCCTTCTCCTGCTTCCATGGCTGTCCAAAAACTATGCTCTGTCTTGG GATTCTACTCTCAAGCTATTCATCTAGTTTCAGGAAATGGTGGACAAGATGGGTTACGAA TTAGACTTGTTCGAGTCACCAAAAGAGTTAACGAGGCGTACTTTACCCAGTTATACCTTTCACAG GTGGGTAATGCCTCATATAGTATCAGCTACGACCTTTGGTCTTCAGATGCAATTAATATAGCTGTTAGATGCAAG GAATCTACTCTCAAGCTATTCACCGCTATGAAGAACACATGCGTATAG
- the LOC104702028 gene encoding uncharacterized protein LOC104702028 isoform X3 encodes MESKEMKSEDNRVGGDATEIESAEANWRVLNRVRDCIGGKAPSPASMAVQKLCSVLGNGGQDGLRIRLVRVTKRVNEAYFTQLYLSQVGNASYSISYDLWSSDAINIAVRCKESTLKLFTAMKNTCV; translated from the exons ATGGAATCAAAGGAGATGAAATCAGAGGACAATCGGGTCGGAGGAGATGCGACGGAGATTGAATCGGCAGAGGCTAATTGGAGGGTTTTGAATCGAGTCCGAGATTGTATCGGAGGCAAAGCTCCTTCTCCTGCTTCCATGGCTGTCCAAAAACTATGCTCTGTCTTGG GAAATGGTGGACAAGATGGGTTACGAA TTAGACTTGTTCGAGTCACCAAAAGAGTTAACGAGGCGTACTTTACCCAGTTATACCTTTCACAG GTGGGTAATGCCTCATATAGTATCAGCTACGACCTTTGGTCTTCAGATGCAATTAATATAGCTGTTAGATGCAAG GAATCTACTCTCAAGCTATTCACCGCTATGAAGAACACATGCGTATAG
- the LOC104702028 gene encoding uncharacterized protein LOC104702028 isoform X2, which produces MESKEMKSEDNRVGGDATEIESAEANWRVLNRVRDCIGGKAPSPASMAVQKLCSVLVSGNGGQDGLRIRLVRVTKRVNEAYFTQLYLSQVGNASYSISYDLWSSDAINIAVRCKESTLKLFTAMKNTCV; this is translated from the exons ATGGAATCAAAGGAGATGAAATCAGAGGACAATCGGGTCGGAGGAGATGCGACGGAGATTGAATCGGCAGAGGCTAATTGGAGGGTTTTGAATCGAGTCCGAGATTGTATCGGAGGCAAAGCTCCTTCTCCTGCTTCCATGGCTGTCCAAAAACTATGCTCTGTCTTGG TTTCAGGAAATGGTGGACAAGATGGGTTACGAA TTAGACTTGTTCGAGTCACCAAAAGAGTTAACGAGGCGTACTTTACCCAGTTATACCTTTCACAG GTGGGTAATGCCTCATATAGTATCAGCTACGACCTTTGGTCTTCAGATGCAATTAATATAGCTGTTAGATGCAAG GAATCTACTCTCAAGCTATTCACCGCTATGAAGAACACATGCGTATAG